In a single window of the Elaeis guineensis isolate ETL-2024a chromosome 8, EG11, whole genome shotgun sequence genome:
- the LOC105049542 gene encoding uncharacterized protein At2g39795, mitochondrial, protein MPPSPPPQNSILLLSYSSSCPCLHRRAAPLRLRREPPPYPPLRDRLPGRLPPPSAGPGDLQAFSVEDRPGEQWIRLRSIYSGRPQEDIKVDATMFDGAAPIPTSSISKKVEALEQGPRLHISLVVEVSRGDDCGSVLEFICSAWPDSLDVQKVFPLRRRGAVLQPYMGRDFKELDKGMQSAVQEYLEERGVDDELAEFLHEYMMNKDKAELLRWLRIVEAYVQSRYGATIYGMHISFSFMDTINSLMILHPFLLLLQFCMRWYNNTRSVRHGYELLQSHRSSQSGQRIRE, encoded by the exons ATGCCGCCTTCCCCTCCTCCTCAAAACTCCATCCTACTCCTATCTTACTCCTCTTCTTGCCCGTGCCTTCATCGCCGAGCCGCGCCCCTCCGCCTTCGACGAGAACCTCCTCCGTATCCTCCGCTCCGAGATCGCCTACCTGGCCGATTACCGCCCCCCTCAGCCG GCCCCGGCGACCTTCAAGCCTTCTCGGTCGAGGACCGCCCCGGGGAGCAGTGGATCCGGCTGAGGAGCATTTACTCTGGACGGCCACAGGAGGACATCAAGGTCGACGCCACCATGTTCGACGGCGCGGCTCCGATCCCGACGTCCTCCATCTCCAAGAAGGTGGAGGCCTTGGAGCAAGGCCCCCGCCTCCACATCAGCCTCGTCGTCGAGGTGTCCAGGGGCGACGACTGTGGCTCCGTCCTTGAGTTCATCTGCTCCGCCTGGCCCGATTCCCTCGACGTCCAGAAGGTCTTCCCCCTCCGCCGGAGGGGCGCCGTCCTCCAGCCTTACATGGGCCGCGACTTCAA GGAGTTGGATAAGGGAATGCAGAGCGCTGTGCAGGAGTACCTTGAAGAGAGGGGGGTCGATGATGAGCTTGCTGAGTTTTTGCATGAGTACATGATGAACAAGGACAAGGCAGAGCTACTTCGCTGGTTGAGGATTGTGGAGGCTTATGTCCAAAGTAGATACGGTGCAACTATTTATGG AATGCACATCTCTTTCTCATTTATGGACACCATaaattcattgatgattttgcATCCATTTCTACTTCTACTTCAATTTTGTATGCGATGGTATAATAATACTAgatctgttagacatggttacGAACTTTTACAAAGTCATAGAAGCAGCCAAAGTGGGCAAAGAATTAGAGAGTAA